In Holophagales bacterium, one DNA window encodes the following:
- a CDS encoding methyltransferase domain-containing protein, with protein sequence MSETYSDGATFEREAVERIRAATDRSALADLTGGESGLAWPVRYHLDASRANLLRPFDFRDLSVLDLGAGMGAATRIAAEGARELVAVEASPQRAAGLTARLADLPHCRIVVSTIEQLELAGRFDVVSLVGVLEHAERWVRPPADHLGDPFGYLLERAAGWLAPGGVLLLAIENRLGLKFWTGAAEEHTGQLFDGIAGYRIGRSERTFSRRELGRLLARTGWQAREWLFPFPDYKLPSSVLSESLVDREPELAADLAASRPFLDPAQIRLDLVPDALALDGVARAGLLAELANSFLVLAGRESEPATWNRLRGGGGEIAWHFPSDRLVPVRTTFHGGVTGVEVEKRLEAGGIGPLELDRRLAGLLWEGHERRPVVRGEPLRQRLLRRLAFGEERDALDELTAYLGRTLERFGFAAGTVDGRALDATVANALLDPSGEPHHFDLEWRLARRFPASWLVLRNVLALHGLQGRLPLASAATLRELHRLLLERLALRHAPEEDRALELDFSAAVRRSPRRQLEIELEVALDASFPAPTCLTAAPADAAIAAGQVERLELDYRRLEAWNREIADLAATRGQRSEQLETLLEGRRLELLAAEAEMTARGLLLEESRQRVAELETRAGSLAELELRQRLEYGRLEEHARSLERLVATQLSSYRQLEAYARSLEGRPLPRVLTIIVHPRQTPQLDPCLRAALASEGVDHTIVLALNGCEDPLPEWIAAEPRIEVCRLDEPLGFGAANNRAVAQALAHRPFPDFLFFLNNDAALRPDALQRMIEALASDPVAGAAGPTLLVWGAEDHLNSLGLNLTRTAEAWDEGIGIAEPAYGPRPGRREVLAVTGAALLVRGEVWKSLGGWSEIFGFYMEDLDLCLRVQALGRTVLHVADAEAAHAVSATAGAFSEFKVRLFWRNRWVLLLLHWPTTLLVTVLPRVLASELSLYRRRLAVGALDDARRQRQSWREVLRLLPRILRERRRLGTRRAWTRFLRPAGSVPVISLPSVDQSGPPWAALHRQEPAE encoded by the coding sequence ATGTCCGAGACCTATTCCGACGGCGCGACCTTCGAGCGCGAGGCGGTGGAGCGGATCCGTGCCGCGACCGATCGGTCGGCGCTCGCCGACCTGACCGGCGGCGAGTCCGGGCTCGCCTGGCCGGTCCGCTACCACCTCGACGCGAGTCGCGCCAACCTGCTGCGCCCCTTCGACTTCCGCGACCTGAGCGTCCTCGACCTGGGAGCCGGCATGGGCGCGGCGACGCGCATCGCCGCCGAAGGAGCCCGCGAGCTCGTCGCGGTCGAAGCGAGCCCGCAGCGTGCCGCCGGGCTCACGGCTCGGCTCGCCGACCTGCCGCACTGCCGCATCGTCGTGTCGACGATCGAGCAACTCGAGCTTGCCGGGCGATTCGACGTGGTCTCGCTCGTCGGTGTCCTGGAACATGCCGAGCGCTGGGTGCGCCCTCCCGCGGACCACCTCGGCGATCCGTTCGGCTACCTGCTGGAGCGTGCTGCCGGCTGGCTCGCGCCCGGTGGGGTCTTGCTGCTCGCCATCGAGAACCGCCTCGGCCTCAAGTTCTGGACGGGAGCGGCCGAGGAGCACACCGGACAGCTCTTCGACGGCATCGCCGGTTACCGGATCGGGCGCTCCGAGCGCACCTTCTCCCGCCGCGAGCTCGGCCGGTTGCTCGCCCGCACCGGCTGGCAGGCGCGCGAGTGGCTCTTCCCGTTCCCCGACTACAAGCTGCCCTCGTCGGTTCTCTCCGAGTCGCTCGTCGACCGCGAGCCCGAGCTGGCGGCAGACCTCGCCGCCTCCCGCCCCTTCCTCGACCCGGCGCAGATCCGCCTCGATCTCGTCCCGGATGCCCTGGCGCTCGACGGCGTCGCTCGCGCGGGCCTGCTCGCCGAGCTCGCCAACTCCTTCCTCGTGCTCGCCGGCCGCGAGAGCGAGCCGGCGACCTGGAACCGGCTGCGCGGCGGCGGAGGCGAGATCGCCTGGCACTTCCCTTCCGACCGGCTCGTTCCCGTGCGCACGACATTCCACGGCGGCGTGACCGGCGTCGAGGTCGAGAAGCGACTCGAGGCCGGCGGCATCGGTCCGCTGGAGCTCGACCGCCGACTCGCCGGGCTGTTGTGGGAAGGACACGAACGGCGACCGGTCGTGCGCGGCGAACCGCTGCGCCAGCGCCTGCTGCGCCGCCTCGCCTTCGGCGAGGAGCGCGACGCGCTCGACGAGCTCACCGCCTACCTCGGCCGCACCCTCGAGCGGTTCGGCTTCGCTGCGGGCACGGTCGACGGCCGGGCCCTCGACGCGACGGTCGCCAACGCGCTCCTCGACCCGTCGGGCGAACCGCACCATTTCGACCTCGAGTGGCGGCTCGCCCGGCGATTCCCGGCGAGCTGGCTGGTCTTGCGCAACGTTCTGGCGCTCCACGGCCTTCAGGGGCGACTGCCGCTCGCCTCCGCCGCCACGCTGCGGGAGCTTCATCGGCTGTTGCTCGAACGCCTCGCGCTACGCCACGCGCCCGAAGAGGACCGGGCACTGGAGCTCGACTTCTCGGCCGCCGTTCGGCGCTCGCCCCGCCGCCAGCTCGAGATCGAGCTCGAGGTGGCGCTCGACGCCTCGTTCCCGGCTCCGACCTGCCTCACCGCCGCCCCGGCGGACGCAGCGATCGCGGCCGGCCAGGTCGAGCGCCTCGAGCTCGACTACCGCCGGCTCGAAGCGTGGAATCGTGAGATCGCCGACCTCGCCGCGACCCGCGGGCAGCGCTCCGAGCAGCTCGAGACCCTTCTCGAGGGGCGTCGCCTCGAGCTCCTCGCTGCCGAAGCCGAGATGACGGCCCGCGGCCTGCTGCTGGAGGAATCGCGGCAGCGAGTCGCCGAGCTCGAAACCCGAGCGGGCTCGCTCGCCGAGCTCGAGCTTCGCCAGCGGCTCGAGTACGGCCGGCTCGAAGAGCACGCTCGCTCCCTCGAGCGGCTGGTCGCGACCCAGCTGTCGAGCTACCGCCAACTCGAGGCCTATGCCCGTTCGCTCGAGGGCCGCCCTCTGCCGCGCGTGCTGACGATCATCGTCCACCCACGACAGACACCGCAGCTCGACCCTTGCCTGCGCGCGGCACTGGCGAGCGAGGGGGTCGACCACACGATCGTTCTCGCGCTCAACGGCTGTGAGGATCCGCTCCCCGAGTGGATCGCCGCCGAGCCGCGCATCGAGGTCTGCCGGCTCGACGAACCGCTCGGCTTCGGCGCCGCCAACAACCGCGCCGTGGCGCAGGCGCTGGCGCACCGACCCTTCCCGGACTTCCTCTTCTTCCTCAACAACGACGCGGCGCTCCGTCCGGACGCGCTGCAGCGGATGATCGAGGCCCTGGCAAGCGATCCGGTCGCCGGCGCCGCTGGTCCGACGCTCCTCGTCTGGGGGGCCGAGGACCACCTCAACAGTCTGGGCTTGAACCTCACCCGCACCGCCGAAGCCTGGGACGAAGGAATCGGGATCGCCGAGCCGGCCTACGGCCCGCGACCCGGGCGACGCGAGGTCCTGGCGGTCACCGGAGCCGCGCTCTTGGTGCGCGGCGAGGTGTGGAAGAGCCTCGGTGGATGGAGCGAGATCTTCGGCTTTTACATGGAGGATCTCGATCTCTGCCTGCGCGTGCAGGCTCTCGGGCGCACGGTGCTGCACGTCGCCGACGCCGAGGCGGCGCATGCCGTGTCGGCCACCGCGGGGGCATTCTCGGAGTTCAAGGTGCGACTCTTCTGGCGCAATCGCTGGGTTCTTCTCCTGCTCCACTGGCCGACGACGCTTCTCGTCACCGTCCTGCCGCGCGTCCTCGCCAGTGAGCTTTCGCTCTACCGGCGGCGCCTCGCCGTGGGAGCGCTCGACGACGCCCGGCGCCAGCGCCAGAGCTGGCGCGAGGTCCTCCGTCTGCTGCCCCGCATCCTTCGCGAACGCCGTCGCCTCGGCACCCGACGAGCCTGGACCCGGTTTCTCCGCCCGGCCGGCTCGGTGCCGGTGATCTCTCTGCCTTCCGTCGACCAGAGCGGACCGCCATGGGCGGCGCTCCACCGCCAGGAGCCTGCCGAATGA
- a CDS encoding response regulator transcription factor — protein sequence MIRVLLAEDQAMVLGALAALLEIEPDLEVVGRAPDGAAALAEAERLRPDVVVADIEMPTMTGLELATELRRRGHRSRVVILTTFARPGYLRRALEAGATGYLLKDSPSERLADAIRRVHAGGRAIDPELAAEAWAAEVDPLTDRERQVLRLAGDGRSSAEIAAELGLSEGTVRNYLSEAIGKLGAGNRVEAARVARRQGWL from the coding sequence ATGATCCGCGTCCTCCTTGCCGAAGACCAGGCGATGGTGCTGGGAGCCCTCGCCGCGCTGCTCGAGATCGAGCCCGATCTCGAGGTCGTCGGGCGGGCGCCCGACGGCGCCGCCGCGCTCGCCGAGGCGGAACGGCTGCGACCCGACGTCGTCGTGGCCGACATCGAGATGCCGACGATGACCGGGCTCGAGCTCGCGACGGAGCTGCGGCGGAGGGGGCATCGGTCTCGCGTCGTGATCCTCACCACCTTCGCTCGTCCCGGTTACCTGCGGCGTGCGCTCGAGGCCGGAGCGACCGGCTATCTCCTCAAGGACTCGCCCTCGGAGCGGCTTGCCGACGCGATCCGCCGCGTCCATGCGGGCGGTCGCGCCATCGACCCCGAGCTCGCCGCCGAAGCGTGGGCCGCCGAGGTCGATCCGCTCACCGATCGGGAACGGCAGGTGCTCCGGCTGGCCGGCGACGGTCGCAGCAGCGCCGAGATCGCCGCCGAGCTCGGGCTCTCCGAAGGGACGGTCCGCAACTACCTCTCTGAGGCGATCGGCAAGCTCGGGGCCGGCAATCGCGTCGAGGCCGCGCGCGTGGCGCGGCGGCAGGGCTGGCTCTAG
- a CDS encoding ABC transporter ATP-binding protein, with amino-acid sequence MAERHGATRGVRADEGWPAAELRGVTKRFGRNGEVVALDALDLAFFPGQVTALLGPNGAGKTTAVRLLLGLAWPTSGVARLFGTDPRDPAARQRRGAMLQTGKVPETLTVREHVKLFSSYYPAPRPEPETLAVAGLEQLADRRFGELSGGERQRVLFALAICGAPELLFLDEPTVGLDVETRRALWGQIRRLSSEGVGIVLTTHYLEEADALADRVVVLHRGRVLADDTPSGVKRRAAGRRVRCFTRLDERELSALPGVRSVALKQGAAELLAENADPVVRALLAADPHLSGLEVTSAGLEEAFLALTQVA; translated from the coding sequence ATGGCGGAAAGACACGGTGCGACCCGCGGGGTTCGCGCCGACGAAGGTTGGCCGGCGGCCGAGCTGCGCGGGGTGACGAAGCGCTTCGGGCGCAACGGCGAGGTGGTGGCGCTCGACGCGCTCGACCTCGCCTTTTTTCCAGGGCAGGTGACGGCGCTCCTCGGTCCGAACGGTGCCGGCAAGACGACCGCCGTACGGCTGCTGCTGGGGCTCGCCTGGCCGACGTCCGGGGTTGCTCGTCTCTTCGGGACCGATCCTCGCGACCCGGCGGCGCGACAGCGGCGCGGTGCCATGCTCCAGACCGGCAAGGTGCCGGAGACGCTCACGGTGCGTGAGCACGTCAAGCTCTTCTCGAGCTACTATCCGGCGCCGCGCCCGGAGCCGGAGACGCTCGCCGTCGCCGGCCTCGAACAGCTCGCCGACCGCCGGTTCGGCGAGCTCTCCGGCGGCGAGCGCCAGCGCGTGCTCTTCGCCCTGGCGATCTGCGGTGCCCCGGAGTTGCTCTTCCTCGACGAGCCGACGGTCGGCCTCGACGTCGAGACGCGCCGCGCCCTCTGGGGGCAGATCCGCCGGCTGTCGAGCGAAGGGGTGGGGATCGTCCTGACGACCCACTACCTCGAAGAGGCCGACGCGCTCGCCGATCGCGTCGTCGTGTTGCATCGCGGCCGTGTGCTGGCCGACGACACCCCGAGCGGGGTGAAGCGGCGTGCTGCCGGTCGACGGGTGCGCTGCTTCACGCGGCTCGACGAGCGCGAGCTCTCCGCCCTGCCCGGCGTGCGCTCGGTGGCGCTCAAGCAGGGCGCGGCCGAGCTGCTCGCCGAAAACGCCGATCCGGTGGTGCGAGCCCTGCTGGCCGCCGATCCCCACTTGTCCGGCCTCGAAGTGACGAGCGCCGGGCTCGAAGAGGCGTTTCTCGCGCTCACGCAAGTGGCCTGA
- a CDS encoding ABC transporter permease, with the protein MNRPMTRAAAPGLPRLYALEAWTELLKTLRLSAFVVPTLSFPAIFYMLFGVVFRQGNGGKMAGAATYLLATYGAFGVMGAALFGFGASIAIERGQGWLEVKRASPMPLGAYFAAKLATSLAFGAMVVALLSLLAVTLGGVELPLARWALLAPTLLAGALPFGALGLVIGLTAGPNSAPPIVNLIYLPMGFFSGLWIPIRMLPSSVRWIADGLPAFHLGELALAAVGLRPDEPIAGHVIFLLVFTLVCLALAGWSWRRSEGKTYG; encoded by the coding sequence ATGAACCGACCCATGACCCGTGCGGCGGCCCCCGGCCTGCCGCGTCTCTATGCGCTCGAGGCCTGGACCGAGCTGCTCAAGACCCTGCGCTTGTCCGCCTTCGTCGTGCCGACGCTGAGCTTCCCGGCGATCTTCTACATGCTCTTCGGCGTCGTCTTCCGCCAGGGCAACGGCGGCAAGATGGCAGGAGCGGCGACCTACCTGCTGGCCACCTACGGCGCCTTCGGAGTGATGGGAGCCGCCCTCTTCGGCTTCGGCGCCTCGATCGCCATCGAACGCGGCCAGGGCTGGCTAGAGGTCAAACGCGCCAGCCCGATGCCACTCGGCGCCTACTTCGCGGCGAAGCTGGCCACCTCGCTCGCCTTCGGCGCGATGGTCGTGGCGCTCCTGTCGCTGCTCGCCGTCACCCTCGGCGGCGTCGAGCTGCCGCTCGCGCGATGGGCTCTCCTCGCTCCCACACTGCTCGCCGGCGCGCTGCCGTTCGGCGCCCTTGGCCTGGTCATCGGGCTCACCGCCGGGCCGAACTCCGCCCCGCCGATCGTCAATCTCATCTACCTGCCGATGGGCTTCTTCTCCGGTCTGTGGATTCCGATCCGGATGCTTCCGTCGTCGGTGCGGTGGATCGCCGACGGCCTTCCGGCCTTTCATCTCGGCGAGCTGGCGCTTGCGGCGGTCGGGCTGCGTCCCGACGAGCCGATCGCCGGCCACGTCATTTTTCTGCTCGTGTTCACGCTCGTCTGTCTCGCCCTGGCCGGATGGAGTTGGCGCCGGAGCGAAGGGAAGACCTACGGTTGA
- a CDS encoding YbjQ family protein — translation MTSTMTSTTFDLPGHRIVRNLGVVRGITVRSRSILGTIGGSLQTLIGGNITLFTELCERTRAEAFDMLLRHAAELGANAVVGIRYDATEVLQGVSEVLCYGTAVVVEREP, via the coding sequence ATGACCAGCACGATGACCTCCACCACCTTCGACCTGCCCGGCCACCGCATCGTCCGCAACCTCGGCGTCGTGCGCGGCATCACCGTACGCTCACGCTCGATACTCGGCACGATCGGCGGCTCGTTGCAGACACTGATCGGCGGCAACATCACGCTGTTCACCGAGCTTTGCGAGCGCACGCGCGCCGAGGCATTCGACATGCTCCTGCGGCACGCCGCCGAGCTCGGTGCCAACGCGGTCGTCGGCATCCGCTATGACGCCACCGAGGTTCTGCAAGGCGTCAGCGAGGTGCTCTGCTACGGCACCGCCGTGGTCGTCGAACGCGAGCCCTGA
- a CDS encoding amidohydrolase family protein: MAAVASNRSSRPWRAVAGTWIVGLVGFAGGSRAGVVDCGVTIPPATSGLCNFTAGSNGALRYRGAIITPKKTYLGAQLMIAPDGTVDCVDCDCSASPFAAAAAKLDCAQGVATPGLVDALDLLDGSYVPPLADTGERYDHRHDWRTGARGHTALALPAAASLDARRLAEARLLLSGVTSVVGGSSGVSGLVRNLDDPANSGLPGAAAVTFTSFPLADSAGAFPPPGTCGYPGFDGPTTGRPYWATVAEGTDAEARNELVCLSDVGGSIPGSHNVLPHPAGVTLVHALALNPPDVFELAGQTIPASVAWTPRSDLRLYGQTTPVTMLARFGLHVALGTGWSPTGSRDMLRELRCAADFNRDYLAGFFDPEALLTAATLDGAAAAGAAIAARLGELDRGRVADVVIWDGTGKQPFDAVLSAEPREVALVLRGGVPMTGDAALVTALGGDASVCDDLVVCGRAKRECARRDLGVSLTQLLGSASGYATTLVSCGVPAGEPTCRPSRGEPDGVQYSGERTLADWDGDGVANGDDLCPVVFDPPRPLNGNLQADFDGDGRGDACDPCPSAVDPAECGLTAGADLSVALSGPGTAHPGDLVHLTSVLTAGGGGPTAEARLFVATPAALSGLTWSCSPLALCPAANGSGAVDLWVDLASGQSVTVQLDGALDPSLEGNLLVLAHAQVGELEWDPDPSDNTAALAIRVRFNAVFSGGFESGTPAGWSAAFP, from the coding sequence ATGGCCGCAGTCGCGTCGAACCGATCGAGTCGTCCCTGGCGAGCTGTCGCCGGCACGTGGATCGTGGGCCTCGTCGGGTTCGCCGGCGGGTCGCGAGCCGGTGTCGTCGACTGCGGCGTGACGATCCCGCCAGCGACGAGCGGCCTCTGCAACTTCACCGCCGGCAGCAACGGTGCGCTGCGCTATCGGGGCGCGATCATCACGCCGAAGAAGACCTACCTCGGGGCGCAGCTGATGATCGCGCCCGACGGCACGGTCGACTGCGTCGACTGCGACTGCTCGGCCTCGCCGTTCGCCGCCGCAGCCGCCAAGCTCGACTGTGCCCAGGGCGTCGCGACACCGGGGCTCGTCGATGCGCTCGATCTGCTCGACGGCTCCTACGTCCCGCCGCTTGCCGACACCGGGGAGCGCTACGACCACCGGCACGACTGGCGGACGGGGGCGCGCGGTCACACGGCCCTCGCGCTGCCGGCCGCCGCGTCGCTCGACGCCAGGCGGTTGGCAGAAGCGCGGCTGTTGCTCTCCGGCGTGACGAGCGTCGTCGGTGGCAGCAGCGGCGTCTCCGGCCTGGTGCGGAATCTCGACGACCCCGCCAATTCGGGCCTGCCGGGTGCCGCCGCCGTGACCTTCACGTCGTTTCCTCTGGCGGATTCGGCTGGCGCCTTTCCGCCTCCGGGCACCTGCGGCTATCCGGGCTTCGACGGACCGACGACCGGCCGCCCGTACTGGGCGACCGTCGCCGAGGGGACGGACGCCGAGGCGCGCAACGAGCTGGTCTGCCTGTCGGACGTCGGCGGGTCGATTCCCGGCAGCCACAACGTGCTTCCGCATCCGGCGGGGGTGACGCTGGTTCACGCCCTGGCGCTGAACCCTCCCGACGTCTTCGAGCTCGCCGGACAGACGATACCGGCCTCGGTGGCGTGGACGCCGCGCAGCGATCTGCGGCTCTACGGCCAGACGACGCCGGTCACCATGCTGGCGCGATTCGGTCTGCACGTCGCGCTCGGCACCGGCTGGAGCCCGACGGGCTCCCGCGACATGCTGCGCGAGCTGCGATGCGCCGCCGATTTCAACCGGGACTACCTCGCCGGGTTCTTCGACCCGGAGGCGTTGCTCACGGCGGCGACGCTCGACGGTGCGGCGGCAGCGGGCGCCGCCATCGCGGCGCGCCTCGGCGAGCTCGACCGCGGGCGGGTGGCCGACGTGGTGATCTGGGACGGAACCGGCAAGCAACCGTTCGACGCCGTGCTCTCCGCCGAGCCGCGCGAGGTCGCCCTGGTCCTGCGCGGCGGCGTGCCGATGACCGGCGACGCCGCTCTGGTCACCGCCCTCGGTGGCGACGCGAGCGTCTGCGACGATCTGGTCGTCTGTGGGCGCGCCAAACGGGAGTGTGCGCGGCGCGACCTCGGCGTTTCGCTCACCCAGCTCCTCGGCTCGGCGAGCGGATACGCGACGACCCTCGTCTCCTGCGGCGTCCCGGCGGGTGAGCCGACCTGCCGGCCGTCGCGCGGCGAGCCGGACGGTGTGCAGTACAGCGGCGAGCGAACCCTCGCCGACTGGGACGGCGATGGAGTGGCCAACGGAGACGATCTCTGCCCGGTGGTGTTCGATCCGCCGCGTCCGCTCAACGGCAACTTGCAGGCCGACTTCGACGGTGACGGCAGGGGCGACGCCTGCGACCCCTGTCCCTCCGCCGTCGATCCCGCCGAGTGCGGGCTCACTGCCGGGGCGGATCTCTCGGTGGCGCTGAGCGGTCCGGGGACGGCGCACCCGGGCGATCTCGTTCACCTGACTTCGGTCCTGACGGCGGGCGGAGGCGGCCCGACCGCGGAGGCCCGTCTGTTCGTCGCCACGCCGGCGGCGCTCTCCGGGTTGACCTGGAGCTGCTCGCCGCTCGCGCTGTGCCCGGCGGCGAACGGCAGCGGCGCGGTCGATCTCTGGGTCGACCTCGCGTCCGGCCAGTCGGTGACCGTGCAACTCGACGGGGCGCTCGACCCAAGCCTCGAAGGGAACCTGCTCGTCCTCGCCCATGCCCAGGTCGGCGAGCTCGAATGGGACCCCGATCCCTCCGACAACACGGCAGCGCTCGCCATCCGGGTGCGCTTCAATGCCGTGTTCTCGGGCGGTTTCGAGAGCGGAACGCCGGCCGGTTGGTCCGCTGCTTTCCCTTGA
- a CDS encoding sensor histidine kinase has product MGWAPYGYLVYLAFFVIPPVLGHATLAQWAVTLAALALFLVLYFRAYWVHGRRVLPYAWAIAALGAALMPFNSGAAGFFIYAAAFAGEIEPVRVALRWVVAIAAAGAAASIALNATPWTWLPAAVMPLLIGATNVHYADSRRAKDRLLRAQAEVEHLAQVAERERIGRDLHDLLGHTLSLVALKSELAAKLADRDPERSRAEIRDVERIAREALAEVRAAVEGYRSRTLIEELAAARAACRAAGVVLEAELAPPPLTTAAESVLAMALREAVTNVVRHAGARHCRVSVRADEDGVCLEVRDDGCGGLAGEGRGLSGMRARLEKLGGRLERDGSAGTCLRARLPLERGPSSSAAASSPALPVAQTS; this is encoded by the coding sequence ATGGGCTGGGCGCCCTACGGCTACCTCGTCTACCTGGCGTTCTTCGTCATCCCGCCGGTGCTCGGGCACGCGACGCTCGCGCAGTGGGCGGTGACGCTCGCCGCGCTCGCCCTCTTCCTGGTTCTCTACTTTCGCGCCTACTGGGTTCACGGACGCCGCGTTCTGCCTTACGCCTGGGCCATCGCGGCGCTCGGTGCGGCCCTGATGCCGTTCAACTCCGGAGCGGCCGGCTTTTTCATCTACGCGGCGGCCTTCGCCGGCGAGATCGAACCGGTCCGTGTCGCGCTGCGCTGGGTGGTGGCGATCGCCGCGGCCGGCGCCGCCGCCTCGATCGCCTTGAACGCCACGCCGTGGACCTGGCTTCCGGCGGCCGTGATGCCGCTTCTGATCGGGGCGACGAACGTGCACTACGCCGACTCGCGCCGCGCCAAGGACCGGCTTCTGCGTGCCCAGGCCGAAGTCGAGCACCTCGCGCAGGTGGCCGAGCGGGAGCGCATCGGACGCGACCTGCACGACCTGCTCGGGCACACGCTCTCGCTCGTGGCGCTCAAGTCGGAGCTCGCCGCCAAGCTCGCCGATCGTGACCCGGAGCGCTCGCGTGCCGAGATCCGGGACGTCGAACGCATCGCGCGCGAGGCGCTGGCGGAAGTCCGCGCCGCGGTCGAAGGCTATCGTTCACGAACCTTGATCGAAGAGCTGGCCGCGGCCCGGGCGGCCTGTCGCGCGGCGGGCGTCGTCCTCGAGGCGGAGCTCGCCCCGCCGCCCCTGACGACCGCGGCCGAGAGTGTGCTCGCCATGGCGTTGCGGGAGGCGGTGACGAACGTCGTCCGACACGCCGGAGCCCGGCACTGCCGGGTCTCCGTGCGGGCAGACGAGGACGGTGTCTGTCTCGAAGTCCGCGACGACGGCTGCGGCGGGCTCGCCGGCGAGGGGCGGGGCCTCTCCGGGATGCGTGCTCGGCTGGAGAAGCTGGGCGGCCGGCTCGAGCGCGACGGAAGCGCGGGCACCTGTCTGCGGGCGCGGCTGCCGCTCGAACGGGGGCCATCGTCTTCGGCCGCGGCGTCCTCGCCCGCCCTGCCGGTGGCGCAGACCTCATGA
- a CDS encoding patatin-like phospholipase family protein yields MTSVQPIVRRVLYFGSSRKLADSFLDALTGAAEYSVRRERGRAAVTCGATSFELELHHDVRSAHEALHRGYFNLVLLDLREPVHGPGKAAREYERGIALLEAMDGEPDIERRYAFHRIVALVAGADPEEVDDRIAALGARGVGRVLRDLSSCYLNPACDRLPKRQEFARRVIGELERILANRRPGKLALCASGGGITGLYFELGVLKCLEDCCSPGALNAFDLYFGISAGSVAVGMLANGYAVGEFMAAISGEPGGRIPQVDLNLLDTSHLDVRGLTAPLRQLFTIAGHGAAELLRGRLPFSLESLVFEYGDLIHPPFCTDGFEDLIRRSFSRPGCTNDFRELPRRLFVGATDQDLKEHVLFGEAPHDHVPISRAIQASMSLNPVFSSTEIDGRYYEDGAVTRTSNFGDAIRKGANLIFALDPLVPYVSKRPGFARGRGVFYNADQDIRTVSYTRYENTRNSVLRSHPEVSLYTFLPANQLRRTLSVNPMDHRLYLEIWRGAYISTLRRIHTLGYRMRGDLAAHGIGFDTSAADAVAERLQATRKPKLADFFPEGRVEVRIPAPLAPLRPVRRSSRRAALAGSAA; encoded by the coding sequence ATGACGAGCGTGCAGCCCATCGTCCGGCGGGTGCTCTATTTCGGCAGCAGCAGGAAGCTCGCAGACAGTTTCCTCGATGCCCTCACCGGGGCAGCCGAGTACTCGGTGCGTCGGGAGCGCGGGCGTGCCGCAGTCACCTGCGGAGCCACCTCCTTCGAGCTCGAGCTGCACCACGACGTGCGCTCGGCGCACGAGGCGTTGCACCGTGGCTACTTCAACCTCGTCCTGCTCGACCTGCGCGAGCCGGTCCACGGGCCCGGCAAGGCGGCGCGCGAATACGAGCGCGGGATCGCCCTGCTCGAAGCGATGGACGGCGAGCCGGACATCGAGCGTCGCTATGCCTTTCACCGCATCGTCGCGCTGGTTGCCGGCGCCGACCCCGAAGAGGTCGACGACCGCATCGCCGCGCTCGGTGCGCGGGGTGTCGGACGGGTGTTGCGCGATCTCTCCTCCTGCTACCTGAATCCCGCCTGCGACCGGCTGCCGAAGCGGCAGGAGTTCGCCCGCCGCGTGATCGGCGAGCTCGAGCGGATCCTGGCCAATCGACGGCCGGGCAAGCTGGCGCTCTGTGCTTCGGGCGGCGGCATCACCGGGCTCTACTTCGAGCTCGGTGTGCTCAAGTGCCTGGAGGACTGCTGCTCGCCCGGGGCGCTCAACGCCTTCGATCTCTACTTCGGCATCAGCGCCGGGAGCGTCGCCGTCGGCATGCTGGCGAACGGCTACGCGGTGGGCGAGTTCATGGCGGCGATCTCGGGCGAGCCCGGAGGCAGGATCCCGCAGGTCGACCTGAACCTGCTCGACACCTCGCACCTCGACGTGCGCGGCCTGACGGCGCCGTTGCGCCAGCTCTTCACCATCGCCGGTCACGGCGCCGCCGAGCTGCTGCGTGGCCGGCTGCCGTTCTCGCTCGAATCGCTCGTCTTCGAGTACGGGGACCTGATCCATCCGCCGTTCTGCACCGACGGGTTCGAGGACCTGATCCGGCGGAGCTTCTCGCGCCCGGGTTGCACCAACGACTTCCGCGAGCTGCCGCGGCGCCTCTTCGTCGGCGCGACCGACCAGGACCTCAAGGAGCACGTGCTCTTCGGCGAGGCGCCGCACGACCACGTGCCGATCAGCCGGGCGATCCAGGCGTCGATGAGCCTCAACCCGGTCTTCTCCTCGACCGAGATCGACGGCCGCTACTACGAGGACGGAGCGGTGACCCGGACCTCGAACTTCGGCGACGCGATCCGCAAGGGTGCGAACCTGATCTTCGCCCTCGACCCGCTGGTGCCCTACGTCTCGAAGCGGCCCGGTTTCGCGCGCGGCCGCGGCGTCTTCTACAACGCCGACCAGGACATCCGCACCGTCTCCTACACGCGCTACGAGAACACGCGCAACTCGGTGCTGCGCAGCCACCCCGAAGTCAGTCTCTATACCTTCCTGCCGGCCAACCAGCTCCGGCGGACGCTGTCGGTCAACCCGATGGATCACCGGCTCTATCTGGAGATCTGGCGCGGCGCCTACATCAGCACCTTGCGGCGGATCCACACGTTGGGCTACCGCATGCGCGGCGACCTCGCGGCGCACGGCATCGGCTTCGACACCTCGGCGGCGGATGCGGTCGCCGAGCGCCTGCAGGCGACGCGCAAGCCGAAGCTCGCCGACTTCTTTCCGGAGGGTCGTGTGGAGGTGCGGATCCCCGCGCCGCTCGCACCGCTGCGTCCGGTGCGGCGCTCGTCGCGGCGGGCGGCGCTGGCCGGCAGTGCGGCGTGA